A single genomic interval of Flavobacterium sp. N2820 harbors:
- a CDS encoding OmpA family protein — MKIKVILLLFVLSISSGFAQKIKLSSADKKYDNLAYIDAIEIYEGVAEKGYKSVDLFQKLGNSYYFNANLLEANRWYSELFALGQDVAPEYYFRYSQTLKSIGDYTKANEYLTKFSQKTAADNRAKIFESNKDYLAEIKRNSGRQKIEDAGINTEYSDFGGSFYKENFVFTSARDSSGISNVKHTWTNASFYNLYSATVSSEGYLVDAAPLSKKINSKFNESSAVFTKDSTTMYFTRNNYTNGKQKTDAEKTTLLKLYKSTKDDQGKWDNVEELPFNSDEYSCAHPALSPDDKILYFASNMPGTVGESDIFKVAINADGSFGTPESLGGGINTEARETFPFVTDENEIFFASDGQLGLGGLDIFSVKINEDGSMSKVFNVGAPVNSPQDDFAYLMDSKTRFGFFSSNREGGKGNDDIYKFVEQIPLSYTCKQVVSGVITDEETKEVLANAKVTLFDEKMNSISEMIANENGEYRFEGLECEKTYFVRAEKKDYETVETSVVTGSVTGETKSKLPITKRVKQVGVGSDLAKSFDIKIIYFNLDKSNIRPDAALQLEKILQVMKKNPTMKIDVRSHTDCRQTAKYNQALSDRRAKSTIAWLVESGISAERLTGRGYGELQLINDCGCEPANESKCSEEEHEANRRSEFIVISM, encoded by the coding sequence ATGAAAATAAAAGTAATATTATTATTGTTCGTATTGAGTATTTCCTCAGGTTTTGCTCAAAAAATTAAGTTATCGTCAGCTGATAAAAAGTATGATAATTTGGCTTATATAGATGCTATTGAAATTTATGAAGGAGTCGCTGAAAAAGGGTACAAATCTGTTGATTTATTTCAAAAATTAGGAAACTCATATTATTTCAACGCAAATTTGTTAGAAGCAAATAGATGGTATAGTGAATTATTCGCACTAGGTCAAGATGTAGCACCAGAATACTATTTTAGATATTCTCAAACATTGAAGTCTATTGGAGATTATACAAAAGCAAATGAATATCTTACAAAGTTTTCTCAAAAAACAGCTGCTGATAATCGTGCAAAAATCTTCGAATCTAATAAAGACTATTTAGCTGAAATAAAACGAAATTCAGGAAGACAAAAAATCGAAGATGCAGGAATCAATACAGAATATTCTGACTTCGGAGGCTCTTTTTACAAAGAAAACTTTGTATTCACTTCAGCAAGAGATTCAAGTGGTATTTCCAATGTAAAACACACATGGACTAATGCTTCTTTCTATAATTTATACAGTGCTACTGTTAGTTCTGAAGGTTATTTAGTAGATGCAGCACCATTATCTAAAAAAATAAATTCTAAGTTTAATGAATCTTCTGCTGTGTTTACTAAAGATAGTACTACAATGTATTTTACTCGTAATAATTATACCAACGGGAAACAAAAAACAGATGCAGAAAAAACTACTTTATTAAAGTTGTATAAATCAACAAAGGACGACCAAGGCAAATGGGATAATGTTGAAGAATTACCGTTTAATAGTGACGAATACAGTTGTGCACATCCAGCATTGAGTCCAGATGATAAAATATTATATTTTGCATCAAACATGCCTGGAACTGTTGGTGAATCCGATATTTTTAAAGTTGCAATTAATGCAGATGGTTCTTTTGGAACACCAGAAAGCTTAGGTGGTGGAATTAATACCGAAGCACGTGAAACATTCCCATTTGTAACTGATGAAAACGAAATTTTCTTTGCTTCTGACGGACAATTAGGTTTAGGAGGTTTAGATATTTTCTCAGTGAAAATCAACGAAGATGGAAGTATGTCAAAAGTATTCAATGTAGGTGCGCCAGTAAATAGTCCACAAGATGATTTTGCTTATTTGATGGATTCAAAAACTAGATTCGGGTTTTTCTCATCCAATAGAGAAGGCGGAAAAGGAAACGATGACATTTATAAATTCGTAGAGCAAATTCCGCTTTCATACACTTGTAAACAAGTCGTTTCGGGAGTAATTACTGATGAGGAAACAAAGGAAGTTTTAGCCAATGCTAAGGTAACACTGTTTGACGAAAAAATGAATTCGATTAGCGAGATGATTGCTAATGAAAATGGTGAATATCGATTTGAAGGATTAGAATGCGAAAAAACATATTTTGTAAGAGCGGAAAAAAAAGATTACGAAACAGTTGAAACTTCTGTAGTAACTGGAAGCGTTACAGGGGAAACGAAATCAAAATTGCCAATTACAAAACGAGTAAAACAAGTTGGTGTTGGTTCAGATTTAGCAAAATCATTTGATATCAAAATCATCTATTTCAATTTGGACAAGTCTAATATCAGACCTGATGCAGCATTACAATTAGAAAAAATTCTTCAAGTAATGAAAAAAAATCCTACCATGAAAATAGATGTTCGTTCACACACCGATTGTCGTCAAACCGCAAAATACAATCAAGCGTTATCAGATAGAAGAGCTAAATCTACTATTGCTTGGCTAGTTGAAAGTGGAATTTCAGCAGAGCGATTAACCGGAAGGGGTTATGGTGAATTACAATTAATAAATGATTGTGGTTGCGAGCCTGCTAACGAGTCGAAATGTTCTGAAGAAGAGCATGAGGCAAATAGACGAAGTGAATTTATAGTTATATCAATGTAA
- a CDS encoding type IX secretion system membrane protein PorP/SprF has translation MKKRFLIFIVTLVAASSHAQQDSQFTNYMYNTININPAYAGSRGVLSIFGLHRNQWVGLDGAPVTNTFSLNTPINNSNFGIGFSIVNDRIGPSDENSFSLDISYSVKTSETYKLSFGAKATANLLNVDFTKLNIYNPGDVLAQYNVDNKFSPNVGAGVYLHSNKTYVGLSVPNFLETSHFDKGESAFTANSVASERMHFYLIGGHVFDLSENVKLKPAFLTKMVQGAPLQVDLSANFLFNDKFTLGAAYRWDAAASLLAGFQVSDSWFIGYGYDMEVTKLANYNSGSHEFFLRYELFKNYDKVVSPRFF, from the coding sequence ATGAAAAAAAGATTTTTAATATTTATTGTAACACTTGTAGCGGCATCATCTCATGCACAACAAGATTCGCAATTCACAAATTATATGTACAACACTATTAATATTAACCCTGCTTATGCTGGTTCTCGTGGTGTTTTAAGTATTTTTGGATTGCATAGAAATCAATGGGTTGGATTAGATGGAGCGCCTGTAACAAATACGTTCTCTTTAAATACTCCAATCAATAATTCTAATTTCGGAATTGGTTTTTCTATTGTAAATGATAGAATTGGTCCTTCAGATGAAAATTCATTTTCATTAGACATTTCTTATTCGGTTAAAACGTCAGAAACGTATAAATTATCTTTTGGTGCTAAAGCTACGGCTAACCTTTTAAATGTAGATTTTACAAAATTGAATATTTACAATCCTGGTGATGTTTTAGCACAATATAATGTAGACAATAAGTTTTCACCAAATGTTGGAGCCGGAGTTTACTTACATTCCAACAAAACATATGTAGGCTTATCGGTTCCTAATTTCTTAGAAACAAGTCATTTTGACAAAGGTGAATCTGCTTTTACAGCCAATTCAGTTGCTTCAGAAAGAATGCATTTTTATTTAATTGGAGGCCATGTTTTTGATTTGTCTGAAAATGTAAAATTAAAACCAGCATTTTTAACTAAAATGGTTCAGGGTGCCCCTTTACAGGTTGATTTATCTGCTAATTTCTTATTCAACGATAAATTCACTCTTGGAGCTGCTTATCGTTGGGATGCTGCAGCAAGTTTATTAGCCGGATTTCAAGTTTCAGATTCTTGGTTTATTGGTTATGGATATGATATGGAAGTTACAAAATTAGCGAATTACAATTCGGGCTCACATGAATTTTTCTTGCGCTATGAATTGTTTAAAAATTATGACAAAGTAGTTTCTCCAAGATTCTTCTAA
- a CDS encoding helix-turn-helix domain-containing protein — protein sequence MKKNYINSNVTLLDSFEQIFGAEFKKNFDLLIIDTKNHSELELIQDKSNLFKKELKVIFLTEDSNLKRNYSSHNFFYLDKVSDEGKIINCLNSIFKKKNNYKTVTNTIRSKNFLSKREIECATLLMKGYSINQISKKLSLALSTVSTYKMRILKKTKTNNLVELTKSLYNLENLD from the coding sequence GTGAAAAAAAATTACATAAATTCAAATGTTACGCTATTAGATTCTTTTGAACAAATATTTGGTGCGGAATTTAAAAAAAATTTTGATTTATTAATAATTGATACAAAAAATCATTCTGAATTAGAATTGATTCAAGATAAATCTAACTTATTTAAAAAGGAATTAAAAGTAATTTTTTTAACAGAAGACAGTAATTTAAAAAGAAACTACAGTTCTCATAATTTTTTTTATTTAGATAAAGTAAGTGATGAAGGGAAAATCATTAATTGTTTAAATTCAATTTTTAAGAAAAAAAATAACTATAAAACCGTTACAAACACTATCAGAAGCAAAAATTTCTTATCAAAACGAGAAATTGAATGCGCTACATTGTTAATGAAAGGATACTCAATAAATCAAATATCAAAAAAGCTTTCTCTTGCATTGAGTACTGTTAGTACATATAAAATGAGAATATTGAAAAAAACAAAAACTAACAACTTAGTTGAATTAACAAAATCATTATACAACCTAGAAAATTTAGATTAA